CAGGATTTCCATCAATAGCAAGTGTACCAATCAACCCTCCAACCGTATTATCCCCGGTAACCTTTCCGACAACGTAACAGGATTTAATCACTGATATAGAATTATGCCCCACCAGTCCTCCCACATGTTTATCGCCTGTCACATTGATATCTTCAAGTCCAAGATTTACAATGACGGCATTGCCTGTTGACCCGAACAAACCCACTTCATCTTCCTTCCCACGGTTAATAGTTAGCCCGGTGATGACATGCCCGCCGCCATCGAAATGGAAGTCGATAAATTGTAAAGGCTTAAACCCTTTGCCACCATTCCAGTCCGCTGTTTCAGAGGCATCTATATCATTCATGAGTACAAAATGAGCAGCCGGGTACTCATCAATCTTTTGTAGCTGCTCTATGGTCTCAATCTGGTATGGATTATCCCCTGTACCTGAACCAGCGGCAAACTCGGCGTTGGCCTGGGCGGAGGAAAGCAATATGCCCAGTATCATGGCTGACAGACGTTTATTGCCGCAAATATTTGTGACATCGCCATATATAAGGCCAATAGCTTTACATAACTGATATATCTTGTTCATGATTTAACAATTTTGGTGTACAGTAGAGGCTTTTTTATTTACTATTCGGAAAAACTTCCTTATTTAACCACGGTCATCTGCCGGGTCTTGCTAAATTCCGGGGTCGTTAACCGGTAGATATATATACCACTGGCCAGATCAGAGGCATCGAAATGAGCGGTGTGCGATCCTGCCGGCATGGTACGGTCAATCAGGGTGGCCACCCGGCGGCCCATCACATCGTAGACAACCAGCGAAACTTGACGACCTTCCAGTAGGTCATAACGAATCACCGTAGTCGAATTAAACGGGTTGGGATAGTTTTGGTGCAATATCGGTTGATCCGGGAGTGAGCTGACTTGTTCTGCTGTTGTTGGTTCGTGTCCAGAGCCTCTCATGTAAATTTCCACAGGGCTGTCAATATTTGGGGCATCGTGTTCTACATAAAGTGTGCCTTCATGGATATTTGCACTTTCAGGCCGGAAAATCACATGAATAACATCTTCGCTTTGAGGAGCCAGCATGACTGACTCCCCGCCATCTCTGAGCTCAAAGCCATCCCCCGATACCGATACTTCAATCTGTATTGGAATCGTACCACTGTTCTCTATGGGTAATGTACGAGTGCGGGATTTTCCAACATCCTCACCCAAAAAATTAATGTACTTCCTGGGAAACCGTAAAATGGCTGCATCGGGAGCTTCTACGGTATCGTTGGGTTTCTGCCACTGAAACACAGGATAGCCCTCCGTCAGCTGCCAGGTTTCATCAAAATCGAGTTCAAACATATGGATATAAGCCTGTTCGCCCGTCATGTCGGCAGTCAGAAGGCCACGGGCATTGTGACGTATGTCGCCTCCTTGGAAGGGTAATGCCGGATTTGCGGAGTTTGGCCCTACTCCTTCGGATTGACTGCTTGTTTCCGTATTCCAATAACTCAAATCCAGAATACTGCTATTATCACCAATCAAGCCCGCCGTATTTTCTTCGCCACTTACTTCACCTAATGCATAGGCTTCCAATACCCAACTGCTCCCAGCCGGGACAACCGGCAGACTATTGTAACCAAGTAATCCCCCCACCCGGTTTTTTCCGATAACATTTCCTGTGGCATATACAGCTTGTAATGTATGGTTACTTCTCCCCGACAACCCTCCAACATTCTCTGAGCCCTGAACATCGCCGGTGGCATATGACTTTTCAATCGTTCCCAAATTATCTCCGGCCAATCCGCCCACTTGATCATTACCGGTGACCTGCCCTGTTGCATATGACTTTTCTGTTAATCCCCCATTGGTACCCATGAGCCCGCCCACATAGTTATATCCTTCAACGTTCACCGCTGCATGGGCTCTGATAACTATTGCTGAACTGTAACCCATCAATCCCCCCACATTATTTTCACCTGTGACCATCCCGGTTACCGAAACATCGTGTACTTCGGCTTGCGGTAATTGATGTTGTCCCAGAAACCCGATTAGTCCCCCTACATTTCGGTGACCGGTAATTTCAACATCACGCAGATGCGTGTTTGTGATCGTTGCCCCTCCGGCCGCTCCAAATAAACCCACCTGACTGGAATCGTTGCGTTGTATGTATAATCCGGTAATAACAAACCCCTGGCCATCAAAAAAACCTTCAAACCGGGACGAATTTAATCGCCCGATCGGCTCAAATCCCTCGCCGCCGTTCCAGTCCGCGGTCTCCGACGCGTCGATATCGGCCGTCTGAATGAAATGTTTGTCCAGGTACTCCTGCTCGCCGATGGCCTGAAGCTGCTCCAATGTGGCCACCTGATACGGATTTGCTTCGCTGCCGTCGCCGTCGGTGAACTGGGCTTTCAGAAGTACCGGGGTTAGCAGCATAATCATTGTGATGGGAATCCATTGCTTCATACGTCCCTCCGTTGTTGATTCATTGATGTAAAAAAGTTATTCGACCAATTCGTGCTATTTATTTTTAAGAGAATGAAGGTGTCAGATCCTTTCAAAAAAACTTCCTGGAAAGTGACTATTAACAACTTTTCAAAACTTGATACTAATAGAACAAGTCGATTTCGCTATTCGCACTCAAAAGCAAAGTTTTGTGTTGCAATGTTATAGGGAAACATCTTTTATTCATTGTTCTCCTCCTGTGATGTATGTAGTGCTTCGGTTGGCCGGATAAATTACCGCCGGCTTTATTCCGGATTGCGATACCCCTTCCGTTATATTTTAGTCAAATCAATCTGATCATTTCCCGCAATTTTCAGGTACGTTATGCGGAGATGTTCAGATAACGTGTAGAAATGAAATACTGTTTTTGATTCGTAATTGTGGGGAACAGGCAATCACAACGCTATTGCTCATGCGTTGCAATCCATGAGTCAATTCTGCCTTGATGTGGGTTTCAGCATCCATCCATGGTGTTTCCAAATAAGTAATTGGAATGCTCTCTAACTTGTCATCTAAAAAGAATTATGTTTTACTTTTGTAATGGCAAGTAAATATCATCGAACTTGAGTACCTGTAATCAGTTTCTCTATAACCGTATCGGTTGATGGATGGCTATTTCTGGCTACGACCCATCACCGGACAGCAGTTGTGTATCTTCTAATTCGATCACAAAAACGATAAACAGGCCGGCGAGAATCACCAGCTGCATGACGATGATCCACCACCGTTTGGTTTTCAGCAGATCCACCAGCGGACTCCAGAGCGGCTTGATCACCCACGGCAGATAGAGCCAGCTGGTGTACAACGCGATTTCGGTGTTGGAAACGCCCAGCCGGTTGTACATCACCACCGTCACAAACATGACGATCACGTACGGAACTCCCTGGGTAAAATAGAGCGTCGGGATCCAGGCCCATGGGTTGCGGTAGGTCGGTTTGTACTGCGTCATAAGCCGGATTCTGGGAGATTTACAAATTCGGGAAGTTCCAGCCGTTACGGCCGATACGGTTCAGAGACGGAAAAAGAGAGCCTGCGAAGCTCAGGTCACAGCAAACGAACCACTTCTGCGCTCTGTGGTCGGAAGATACTATTTTATTAACATTATTTTCTTCGTCTGCACATACTCCCCATTCTCAACCCTTCGCAAGCTTACTTTATCTTTGCTTTCCCGGCGAAACAACATCCCGGCTCCTAATTACCTTTCGGGTAGCATGTAAGCCGGCGGCGGTGCATATTGTGGATGGATGCCTGCGGAACATTTCCATCCTCATGATCACTCCGCAGGTATTCACTTTTCTGTTAATTCAGTTACACCCCATTTTGACGCGAGCTATGCCGATCACTCCACCATGACACGTATTTCCCTGATTTGCACCGTTTCTATCCTGCTGCTTCTCTCCTCCTGTTCGGAACCGGATTCCGATAAAACGGACGAGGTATCATCAGCCGTGGACGCGCCCGTTGCCGGTACCCCGCAAGTTGTCGCATCGGGTGACGGATTGCTGTTCATGGCTCCGATCTGGTCACCCGACGGATCCCTCATCGCGTTCACATCCGGGCAGTACCGCGGACTCTGGGTCGTACGTCCCGACGGATCAGACCTTGCACAAATCACGGATGCCGAGTCCGCCGGATACCGTTTCCAATGGGCCCCGGACAACACCGCCATTACCGCACGAATTGCGCGCTATGACGGTCCGGAACGCTATTTTGCCATCGCATCTTATCATATCGAAACGGGCAGCAAGTCCATTCTGGAGGATTTTTCCAGGGCCTCCATCGATCCGCCCGCGAAACCTGTCGAACTGCCGCGAGATTTCGGTGAACAAACGGCGCTTAACGCCACCTTCTCTCCCGACAGCACAAAAATCGCCTTCCAGCTCATGGGTGATACTGTTTATGTGATGACGGCGGATCAACCGAAATCTCCACCCGACACATACAGACAACTGGGTCAGGGCGAACAACCGGTCTGGATGCCGGACGGTGAACACATCATCGTAACCGTATCCGGCGACGACGGCCATCACATCACCGAATCCGACCTCTACGCGGTTCATTCAGAAAGCGGAGAACGGATACTGCTCACCGGCCATACCGACCTGATCGCCCTGCAACCGGACATTTCACCCGACGGTCGGCACCTTGTCTTTTCCTGCTACAACAGCGGCAATATTTACATTATGGAGCTCTTGTTACCCTGACCAACCGCCGATCGCTTTCGTAAATAATCACGCTATCGATTATATTTCCAACAATTCACAGCTGATACGGCTACCGGCCGACTGCTCCGGCAGCAAACGGACGTCCCGAAAATATTTCACAATTGCTCGCATGAGAACCGGATCGGCCAGATCATTCAACACCTATACAAACCAGCAATCAGGAGCGCCTCAACGAACCGGCAAATGACACAGAACATAATCACCGACGCAAGGCTTGGCCGATTCCGGGACCAGTTTCCGCACACCGAACGGGGAATCTGTTACCTCAACCACGCTGCCCAGTCGCCGCTGGCCAAAGTCACCATCGACGCCATCAACGACCACCTCGGTGAGCGGCACAACGGAATGATGATGCCGTTCGCCAAAGACATCAAAATCATCGAACAGTGCCGCGAACGTATCTGTGAACTGATAAATGCCGGCGATACGCGACATATCGCCTTCATCGGCAACACCTCCGAGGGGCTGAACCGGGTTACCTCCGGACTCGACTGGCAGCCCGGCGACGAGATCATCCTCAACACCCTGGAGTTTCCATCAAACGTCTATCCATACCGAAAGCTGGAAAAACAGGGCGTGAAGTGTGTTTTTGTGGATGCGGATGACGGCACGGTACCGGTCAGCCGGCTTGAGGCGGCAATCACCCCGCGTACCCGGATGATCGCGATCAGCGCCGTGCAGTTCCTGAGCGGCTACCGGGCGGATATGGAGGCGATCAGCGCGCTTTGTCGTCGTCACGGGCTCTGGTATGTGGTGGATGGGATCCAGGCGGCGGGATCCCTGCCGGTTGATGTACAGGCGTGGGGCGTGGACGCGTTTGCCACCGGCGGACTCAAATGGCTCATGGCGCCGACCGGTATCGGCTTTCTCTACCTCTCGGAACGCCTCAATGAGCAGCTGCGAACTCCCGATCCCGGATGGCTTTCGGTGGATGAGCCATGGGATCTGTTTCGCACCGATCAACCCCTGCGCTCCGATGCCGGCCGTTTTGAGGGCGGGGTCGTCAACATCCCCGGTGTTTACGGCCTCAACGCTTCCATCGGCCTGCTGCTGGAAACCGGTATTGAGCACATATTCGATCGTATCCTCCAGTGCACCAGCCAGCTTCGATCCGCGTTGGAGGAGTCGGGGCTGAAGGCGTTCACCACCTCCGACCCAAACCACGCTTCCGGCATTCTCACCTTCCACCTCCCGGAAACCCGATCACGCACAGACGAAATTCCGGGGCTCGAAGAGGTGTTCCGTACAAAGAAGGTCTTCGTTTCAATACGTGACAACAAACTCCGTTTCGCACCGCACGGCTACAACACCCCGGAGGAAATCGACATTGCGGTGCAGCAGGTCCGGGCTATCCTGATGGATTAAGAGCCGACAAAGATAACCGGTGACCCAAACCGCCGTACCATGAAATTCCCCATATATCAGAAAGTAAAGCATTTTTTTGTCGAGACGGCCATCGTGCTGCGCGATACTCTCCGCGACTGGGTAGCCGACAATGTGCCGACCTATGGAGCCGCTCTCGCGTTCTACACGATTTTTTCCATTGCGCCCCTGCTGCTCATTATGGTCGCCGTCGCCGGATTCGTATTCGGAGAATCGGCGACTACGGGCCAGCTCGAAGAATACATGAGCCAGCTGATGGGCGCCGACCTGGCGCGAACCATCCAGAATTTTGTCCTTGACGCCTATCAGCCCCGCTCCGGCATCATCGCCACCCTGATCAGTTTGGGAATCATTATTTTCATGGCCACAACGATCATCACACAGCTGAAAAACGCCTTGAACAACATATGGAATGTGGAAGTCAGGCAGGCGGACAGCAGCATCAAGCGATTTCTCATCAACCGCCTGATCGCGCTGGCGCTCATTCTCATTTTTTCCAGCCTGTTTGTGCTTTCCATGATGATGGACGTGGTACTGAATACGCTCGAATCGCAGATTGACCCGGTGATTCCCGGCGGAGTTCAAATCTGGAACAAGGTGAACTCGATCTTTTCATTTCTTGTGCTTGTGATACTGTTTGCCGTGATCTTCAAAATGCTGCCCGACATACGGGTTCGCTGGTCGGATGTCGCTGTGGGCGCGGTGGTCACCGCCCTGCTGTTCGTTCTTGGCCAGTATCTCATCGGCGTGTATATGGGGATGGCAACCACTTCCACCTACGGAGCTGCGGGGTCGTTCGTGGTTTTCCTGGTCTGGGTTTACTACAACACGATGGTCTTTTTCCTGGGCGCGGAGTTCACCTACATCTATACCATGCGGCATGGAGCAGGGGTAGAAGCAGCCAGTCATGCGAAATTCACCCGAATGTACACCGATGAAGACTACTACAAAGACATCAGCGATGATGACGAAGCTTCCGAATCGTGATTCCTCGGTCATTACGGCCCTCCGCAACCGGTCCGAATCGTACCATTGTTCCTGCTGCGAACACCGGCACGCCCTTTCATTGTTACAGAGGGTACATACCGGTTCATTCTCCTGTTTGCGATACTTGCAGGAAAGTGATCAGCATTTGCAATATATTAGGCAGCAGGTAAAAACTACAAAACATAATAACACCAAAACCCCAACAACTTAACTTTTGTTTTGATGAGCTCAGAGGATAAGAAAAAGCAGCCGACCAAAAAAAACAATCAGCTCCATTTGCAACTATTCAGTATTCATGGATTGATTCGGGGTGAAAATCTTGAGCTGGGGCGTGATGCCGATACCGGCGGCCAAACCAAGTATGTTGTGGAACTGGCCAAGGCGCTGGGAGACCTAGAACGCGTCAAACAGGTGGATCTGGTCACCCGGCTCA
The sequence above is drawn from the Balneolales bacterium ANBcel1 genome and encodes:
- a CDS encoding T9SS type A sorting domain-containing protein, translating into MKQWIPITMIMLLTPVLLKAQFTDGDGSEANPYQVATLEQLQAIGEQEYLDKHFIQTADIDASETADWNGGEGFEPIGRLNSSRFEGFFDGQGFVITGLYIQRNDSSQVGLFGAAGGATITNTHLRDVEITGHRNVGGLIGFLGQHQLPQAEVHDVSVTGMVTGENNVGGLMGYSSAIVIRAHAAVNVEGYNYVGGLMGTNGGLTEKSYATGQVTGNDQVGGLAGDNLGTIEKSYATGDVQGSENVGGLSGRSNHTLQAVYATGNVIGKNRVGGLLGYNSLPVVPAGSSWVLEAYALGEVSGEENTAGLIGDNSSILDLSYWNTETSSQSEGVGPNSANPALPFQGGDIRHNARGLLTADMTGEQAYIHMFELDFDETWQLTEGYPVFQWQKPNDTVEAPDAAILRFPRKYINFLGEDVGKSRTRTLPIENSGTIPIQIEVSVSGDGFELRDGGESVMLAPQSEDVIHVIFRPESANIHEGTLYVEHDAPNIDSPVEIYMRGSGHEPTTAEQVSSLPDQPILHQNYPNPFNSTTVIRYDLLEGRQVSLVVYDVMGRRVATLIDRTMPAGSHTAHFDASDLASGIYIYRLTTPEFSKTRQMTVVK
- a CDS encoding aminotransferase class V-fold PLP-dependent enzyme gives rise to the protein MTQNIITDARLGRFRDQFPHTERGICYLNHAAQSPLAKVTIDAINDHLGERHNGMMMPFAKDIKIIEQCRERICELINAGDTRHIAFIGNTSEGLNRVTSGLDWQPGDEIILNTLEFPSNVYPYRKLEKQGVKCVFVDADDGTVPVSRLEAAITPRTRMIAISAVQFLSGYRADMEAISALCRRHGLWYVVDGIQAAGSLPVDVQAWGVDAFATGGLKWLMAPTGIGFLYLSERLNEQLRTPDPGWLSVDEPWDLFRTDQPLRSDAGRFEGGVVNIPGVYGLNASIGLLLETGIEHIFDRILQCTSQLRSALEESGLKAFTTSDPNHASGILTFHLPETRSRTDEIPGLEEVFRTKKVFVSIRDNKLRFAPHGYNTPEEIDIAVQQVRAILMD
- a CDS encoding YihY/virulence factor BrkB family protein translates to MKFPIYQKVKHFFVETAIVLRDTLRDWVADNVPTYGAALAFYTIFSIAPLLLIMVAVAGFVFGESATTGQLEEYMSQLMGADLARTIQNFVLDAYQPRSGIIATLISLGIIIFMATTIITQLKNALNNIWNVEVRQADSSIKRFLINRLIALALILIFSSLFVLSMMMDVVLNTLESQIDPVIPGGVQIWNKVNSIFSFLVLVILFAVIFKMLPDIRVRWSDVAVGAVVTALLFVLGQYLIGVYMGMATTSTYGAAGSFVVFLVWVYYNTMVFFLGAEFTYIYTMRHGAGVEAASHAKFTRMYTDEDYYKDISDDDEASES